A region of Allocoleopsis franciscana PCC 7113 DNA encodes the following proteins:
- a CDS encoding adenylate/guanylate cyclase domain-containing protein, which translates to MLNLQNRLPKFRNGSLINLRLGNWTIQSKLQALLMAVSFGSVVVVSGIGWYRTQAILKTKITEQLAGIRTTKAEQIEAYFEDLNNQVAMLAADGNIVKAMVELNGGFRTLENNLISPEWDTALNAYYTKEFFPRLQKNLTSEVVNPSVYIPTGQAARYLQYHYIASNPNPVGKKNKLLDAGDGSNYTKAHAKYQSFFAEIIEKFGYYDLFLINPQTEDIIYSYFKETDFATSRLQGFYSDSALTNLVQKVQANPTQGSIQIADFKPYRPSYNAPAAFLATPIYSGSNKIGILAVQVPINKMNQALNRNNSWETSGLQKTGEAYLVGPDSLMRSISRFWVEDPKKYQNVIRYTGIDQRTLQLMESFNTTIRLQKVNSSAAQAALEGKQGMMVTRNYRGREVLSSYSPVKVNGLNWGILAEMEVGEAYRPLYRLQAILLIAAALFLLGTAFLAAVAAKMFTSPLYRLTDSARKLAAGELDVEVDVNLQDEFGELATEFKQVGNKLRQTEEELETKKQESDFLLQNILPTAIAERRKQGEATIADNLKQVTLLNAHLAGISELNKRLSPQKMTELLTELFDEFDDSAERYGLERQNSLGTSYMAVCGLTQVRFDHSKRTVDFALDMLDIIQRLNVNYNSALALRISIHAGPVTAGVIGTERFRYSIWGETAYIVSSLQSQADLNHILVTRSVYERLADSYTFIKSPVVKIQGLGEVEIWTLITTKKLAPTQVELVQSSFEKVKPIADRTAELFYQRLFELSPSVRHLFKGEMKEQERKLMHTLALAVEGLRQPENIIPAVQDLGRRHAGYGVKTEYYDILSDALLWTLAQVLGVEFTAPVRKAWEEAYTFLSEIMKEAAAELELKKIGV; encoded by the coding sequence ATGTTAAATCTCCAAAATCGCTTGCCCAAGTTTCGTAATGGCTCACTCATTAATCTCAGACTGGGCAACTGGACAATTCAATCCAAGCTGCAAGCGTTGCTAATGGCAGTTAGCTTCGGTTCTGTAGTCGTAGTTAGTGGGATTGGTTGGTATAGAACACAAGCCATCCTCAAAACCAAAATCACCGAGCAACTTGCAGGTATACGTACAACCAAAGCCGAGCAGATTGAGGCGTACTTTGAAGATTTGAACAACCAAGTGGCGATGCTGGCAGCAGACGGTAACATCGTTAAAGCGATGGTGGAGCTGAATGGGGGTTTCCGTACCTTAGAGAACAACTTGATTTCTCCTGAATGGGATACAGCTTTGAATGCTTACTACACCAAAGAATTTTTCCCTCGGTTGCAAAAGAATCTCACCTCGGAAGTAGTAAATCCTAGCGTCTATATTCCTACGGGACAAGCAGCTCGCTATCTCCAGTATCACTACATTGCTTCTAATCCTAATCCAGTCGGTAAAAAAAACAAGCTCCTCGATGCTGGTGATGGCAGCAATTACACCAAAGCTCATGCCAAATATCAATCATTCTTTGCAGAAATTATTGAAAAATTCGGTTATTACGATTTATTTTTGATAAACCCTCAGACCGAGGATATCATCTATAGCTATTTTAAAGAAACAGATTTTGCTACCAGTCGGCTACAAGGTTTTTACTCCGATAGTGCGCTAACGAATTTAGTACAGAAAGTTCAGGCAAATCCGACACAAGGTAGCATTCAGATTGCTGATTTCAAACCTTACCGCCCCTCTTATAACGCTCCAGCCGCTTTCCTAGCAACGCCCATTTATAGCGGTTCTAACAAGATTGGTATCTTGGCGGTGCAAGTTCCTATTAACAAGATGAATCAAGCTCTCAACCGGAATAATAGTTGGGAAACTAGTGGTTTGCAGAAAACGGGGGAAGCTTATTTAGTTGGACCCGATTCCCTCATGCGTTCGATCTCCCGTTTTTGGGTTGAAGACCCGAAAAAATATCAAAACGTTATTCGTTACACGGGGATTGACCAAAGGACTCTCCAACTGATGGAGTCCTTCAACACCACCATTCGCTTACAGAAAGTCAACAGTTCAGCTGCTCAAGCTGCTTTGGAAGGGAAACAAGGCATGATGGTAACCCGCAATTACCGGGGGAGAGAGGTATTGAGTTCCTACTCTCCTGTGAAGGTGAACGGGTTAAACTGGGGAATTCTGGCAGAGATGGAGGTGGGGGAAGCCTATCGTCCGCTTTACAGGTTACAAGCAATTTTGCTGATTGCAGCAGCGCTTTTCCTATTAGGGACGGCGTTTTTAGCGGCGGTGGCGGCGAAAATGTTCACCTCTCCCCTGTATCGTTTGACGGATAGCGCCCGGAAACTTGCTGCTGGGGAACTGGATGTGGAAGTTGACGTAAACCTGCAAGATGAGTTTGGGGAACTGGCAACAGAGTTCAAACAGGTGGGGAACAAATTACGCCAGACTGAGGAAGAACTGGAAACCAAGAAGCAGGAAAGCGATTTTCTGTTGCAGAATATCCTACCCACAGCGATCGCTGAACGTAGGAAACAAGGAGAGGCGACCATTGCTGACAACCTCAAGCAAGTCACCCTCCTCAATGCTCATCTGGCTGGGATTTCTGAGTTAAACAAACGCCTGTCACCGCAAAAGATGACAGAATTGCTCACTGAGCTATTTGATGAATTTGATGACTCAGCAGAACGCTACGGGTTGGAACGACAGAACTCTCTGGGTACAAGCTATATGGCGGTTTGTGGACTCACCCAAGTCAGATTTGACCACAGCAAGCGAACCGTTGATTTTGCCCTAGACATGTTAGACATTATCCAGCGTCTGAATGTTAATTATAATTCTGCTTTGGCTTTACGCATCAGCATTCATGCCGGTCCTGTGACAGCCGGGGTAATCGGAACAGAGAGATTTAGGTACAGCATTTGGGGAGAAACAGCATATATAGTAAGCAGTCTCCAGAGCCAAGCTGATTTGAACCATATTTTAGTGACTCGGAGTGTGTACGAACGCCTAGCAGATAGCTACACATTCATCAAAAGCCCAGTCGTGAAAATTCAAGGCCTGGGAGAAGTAGAAATCTGGACGCTGATAACCACCAAGAAGTTAGCTCCAACTCAGGTAGAGTTGGTTCAGTCATCCTTTGAAAAAGTGAAGCCCATTGCCGATCGCACTGCCGAACTGTTCTACCAACGGCTGTTTGAATTGAGTCCCTCCGTGCGTCATCTATTTAAGGGGGAAATGAAAGAACAGGAACGTAAGCTAATGCATACGCTTGCTCTCGCCGTGGAAGGTTTGCGTCAGCCAGAGAACATTATCCCAGCCGTTCAGGATTTAGGTCGCCGTCATGCGGGCTATGGGGTCAAAACTGAATATTACGATATCTTAAGTGATGCATTGCTGTGGACTTTGGCGCAAGTACTGGGTGTAGAGTTTACTGCGCCAGTACGAAAAGCATGGGAAGAAGCTTACACATTCCTGAGCGAAATTATGAAAGAAGCAGCAGCAGAACTTGAGTTGAAAAAGATAGGCGTATAA
- a CDS encoding bestrophin family protein: protein MINQVKTSKKSAKNFWIKKTFSLKGSVILGVLERSFLCGAFGILISFLYLKKIPVAQPILGNVIPSIVLALLLVFRTNTAYERFWEGRKLWGSTVSTIRNLVWQIWIAVDEVEQGDRESKITTLRLLSAFAISKKLYLRYEPASEELQPWVSPSQYGILQNTPNMPLEIIRWIADELHQKYKRGLLTVSQLGDIQSLMNKLIDNVGGCERILKTPIPPAYVIHLNQLVLIYCLILPFQFVKDLGWWTGLFVTIVSFALFGIEEIGVEIENPFGYDMNDLPLDGICQLIQNNIEEFIHCESRIIPKTSQDTTRIIGG from the coding sequence ATGATAAATCAAGTAAAAACCTCAAAAAAGAGTGCAAAAAACTTCTGGATTAAAAAAACATTTAGCTTAAAAGGATCTGTAATTTTAGGAGTTTTAGAACGTTCTTTTTTGTGTGGTGCATTTGGCATCTTAATTTCCTTTCTTTACTTAAAAAAAATTCCTGTTGCTCAACCTATTTTAGGGAATGTAATTCCCAGCATTGTTTTAGCTTTATTGCTGGTTTTTCGGACTAATACAGCTTATGAACGATTTTGGGAAGGAAGGAAACTTTGGGGTAGTACAGTTAGTACAATCCGCAATTTAGTTTGGCAAATTTGGATTGCCGTTGACGAAGTTGAACAGGGAGATCGAGAGAGTAAAATTACCACATTACGCTTATTGTCCGCGTTTGCCATCTCCAAAAAACTATATCTCCGTTATGAACCAGCTAGTGAGGAGTTACAACCTTGGGTTTCGCCCTCTCAATACGGCATTTTGCAAAATACTCCAAATATGCCGTTAGAAATTATTCGTTGGATAGCCGATGAATTACATCAAAAATATAAGCGAGGTCTTTTAACTGTAAGCCAATTGGGTGACATTCAGAGTCTGATGAATAAGCTGATTGATAATGTCGGCGGATGCGAACGCATTTTGAAAACACCCATTCCCCCAGCCTATGTAATTCATCTGAATCAACTGGTACTCATTTACTGTTTAATTCTGCCTTTTCAGTTTGTCAAAGACCTCGGTTGGTGGACAGGTCTATTTGTAACCATTGTTAGTTTTGCTTTATTTGGAATTGAGGAAATTGGGGTGGAAATCGAAAATCCATTTGGTTACGACATGAATGACTTACCACTCGACGGAATCTGTCAGCTTATCCAAAACAATATTGAAGAATTTATTCACTGTGAATCTAGAATAATTCCAAAAACATCTCAAGATACAACTCGAATTATCGGAGGATAA
- a CDS encoding hemerythrin domain-containing protein: MSTFAKTLRTLEKNHMTTWGEVSHIFQGLLTEPVRMGDKYRTGIPLIDSHHAQIFNFIEEIRQSVRQKQTKEQLMQTMKKIEDFCDYHFSFESKIMKKLGYPGADDHTQTLTSFTKRVVDDWKEKLAQGMLHPLEVVHGLKTTVVDAIMAEDVKYAKYFADNGIDVSWIETPQDLDRGKDYVGVCTDEDIKETFNVVDRDGGGTISRNELALLLKNLNLGASDEDISRLMREADKDDSGEIDFNELISIMKSSTQATAQQALTWGQINDLFKNLLNEPVRMGEKYRTGIPLIDSQHAQIFILIEDIRQAVRQKQTKEQLMQTIAKLEDFCKYNLSSELKLLKKFGYPGADEHDQTLTSFTKRVVEDWKQKLANGMLHPLEVVHGLKTTVVDTIMAEGAKYTKYFADNGIELSWIETPQDLDRSQDDVAVSSDEDIMETFKVVDRDGGGTISRDELVLLLKNLNVSATDEDINRLMDEADKDGSGEIDFSELITIMKSSTLTPA, encoded by the coding sequence TTGTCTACTTTTGCAAAAACCTTAAGGACATTGGAGAAAAATCATATGACTACTTGGGGTGAAGTTAGCCACATATTTCAAGGGTTACTCACTGAGCCTGTGCGTATGGGTGACAAATATCGTACCGGCATTCCTTTAATTGACAGCCATCACGCCCAAATCTTTAATTTTATTGAAGAGATTCGTCAATCCGTGCGTCAGAAGCAGACCAAAGAGCAGTTGATGCAGACGATGAAAAAGATTGAAGATTTCTGCGACTACCATTTTTCTTTTGAATCAAAAATCATGAAGAAACTTGGTTATCCTGGTGCTGATGACCATACCCAAACTCTAACTTCCTTCACCAAACGAGTCGTTGATGACTGGAAAGAGAAATTGGCACAGGGTATGCTTCATCCCCTGGAAGTGGTTCATGGTCTTAAGACCACAGTGGTCGATGCAATCATGGCGGAAGATGTGAAGTATGCTAAATACTTTGCTGACAATGGAATTGATGTTTCCTGGATTGAAACACCTCAAGATTTAGATCGTGGTAAAGACTATGTAGGTGTATGCACAGATGAAGATATCAAGGAAACTTTCAACGTTGTGGATCGAGATGGCGGCGGAACGATCTCGCGGAATGAGTTGGCGTTATTGCTGAAGAACCTGAATTTAGGTGCCTCTGATGAGGATATTAGCCGTCTCATGAGGGAGGCAGATAAAGACGATAGCGGTGAAATTGACTTTAATGAACTCATTAGCATCATGAAGAGTTCCACACAAGCTACCGCTCAACAGGCATTGACTTGGGGTCAGATCAACGATCTGTTCAAAAATCTGCTTAATGAACCCGTTCGTATGGGTGAAAAATATCGCACCGGCATTCCTTTAATTGACAGCCAGCACGCCCAAATCTTTATCTTGATTGAAGACATTCGTCAAGCCGTGCGTCAGAAGCAGACCAAAGAGCAGTTGATGCAGACAATCGCTAAGCTGGAGGATTTCTGCAAATACAATTTGTCTTCTGAATTGAAACTGCTGAAAAAATTTGGTTATCCTGGTGCTGATGAGCATGACCAAACTCTAACTTCCTTTACCAAACGAGTCGTTGAGGACTGGAAACAGAAGTTGGCAAACGGGATGCTTCATCCTCTAGAAGTGGTTCATGGTCTTAAAACTACAGTGGTAGATACAATCATGGCGGAAGGTGCAAAGTATACAAAATACTTTGCTGACAACGGGATTGAGCTTTCCTGGATTGAAACACCTCAAGATTTAGATCGTTCTCAAGATGATGTAGCTGTATCTAGCGATGAAGACATCATGGAAACGTTTAAGGTTGTGGATCGAGATGGCGGCGGAACAATCAGTCGCGATGAATTAGTGCTGTTGTTGAAGAATCTGAATGTCTCTGCCACCGATGAAGATATCAATCGTTTAATGGATGAGGCTGATAAAGACGGTAGCGGCGAAATTGACTTTAGTGAACTTATTACCATAATGAAGAGTTCGACGTTAACTCCCGCTTAA
- a CDS encoding pentapeptide repeat-containing protein: MNIINASNILKQYAEQERNFQNLDLSRVELKGAVLDGIDFSHANLNGADLSYTNLSGTSLIWTDLNRANLRQANLTQACLLHSSLCWADLKDVTLVNANLSNARLNHANLTSACLKGADLTEASLESACLVQAVLSQANLFKASLKEADFTGANLNEANLRQTNLEGAILSQASLQRVDLEASQLNETIFRKVDLTEADLVKADLRYADLTEAILCRVALELANLVGADFSRATLKQASLFQADLEGAVLQDTNLVEADLRYANFKNTQLMGSDFSDSRVKGACFADAQGLTCQQKQWLRVNGALNVF, encoded by the coding sequence ATGAACATCATTAATGCCAGTAATATTCTTAAGCAATATGCCGAGCAAGAACGAAATTTTCAAAATCTTGACCTTAGCCGAGTTGAGCTGAAGGGTGCTGTCCTAGATGGAATTGATTTCAGTCATGCCAACTTGAATGGAGCTGATTTGAGTTATACAAATTTAAGCGGCACTAGTTTGATTTGGACAGATTTGAATCGAGCCAACTTAAGACAGGCAAACTTAACTCAAGCTTGCCTGCTTCACAGCAGCCTTTGTTGGGCGGATTTAAAGGACGTTACATTAGTTAATGCCAACTTGAGTAATGCTCGGTTAAATCATGCCAATCTAACGTCCGCCTGTTTAAAGGGTGCTGATTTGACTGAAGCGTCTTTAGAAAGCGCTTGTTTGGTTCAAGCCGTCCTGAGTCAAGCCAATTTATTCAAAGCCAGCTTGAAAGAGGCGGATTTTACGGGAGCCAACCTCAATGAAGCCAATCTGCGTCAGACTAATTTGGAAGGTGCCATCTTAAGCCAAGCCTCGTTGCAGCGAGTTGACCTAGAAGCGAGCCAACTGAATGAGACAATTTTTAGGAAGGTTGATTTGACGGAGGCTGATTTGGTCAAGGCTGATTTGAGGTATGCCGATTTGACAGAAGCAATCCTGTGTCGAGTTGCTCTAGAGTTAGCCAACTTAGTTGGTGCTGACTTCAGCCGTGCGACTCTAAAACAAGCCTCTCTATTTCAAGCTGATCTAGAGGGAGCTGTCTTACAGGATACCAATTTGGTTGAGGCTGATCTGAGATATGCCAATTTTAAAAATACTCAGCTAATGGGTTCTGATTTCTCGGATTCCCGCGTCAAAGGAGCCTGCTTTGCAGACGCTCAAGGGTTAACTTGCCAACAGAAGCAGTGGCTTAGAGTCAATGGAGCCTTAAATGTCTTCTAA